A genome region from Thermococcus gorgonarius includes the following:
- a CDS encoding TldD/PmbA family protein: protein MHELVEFAVENALELGADYAEARFEEKNGTSLTMKNGSPEGLEILADKGIGVRVLVNGGMGFASTNVLTKESVAETVKKAIKLAKAASRVRNEPIRFSEENFHRVSYKVKMRKDFRDVSPEEKLELLKKIEEEVKATGVNVPMRFIRYYDQMWHKIIFNSDGAFIESFIPRVSTTYNLVVFENGQMEQAPFVQRAFSGGLELIEKDEPWKWAVKDVQALKKLIYEGKRPPEGKVDLVISPEVAGIAVHESVGHPYESDRIFGREAAQAGESFVKPDMLGERIGSEVVTVIDDPTIPNSWGFYLYDDEGVKARPRYLIRNGIITEFLTNREYAHKLGQHSNAAARAINYNREPIVRMANTYLAPGDYSFEELIEDIKLGVYMVSFNEWNIDDRRYQQRYIGREAYLIENGEIKHPVRRPILEITTRALWSSVDAVGKEVEFYPGTCGKGEPGQGVPVWMGGAHARLRDIPLRRP, encoded by the coding sequence ATGCATGAACTTGTAGAGTTCGCCGTTGAAAATGCACTCGAACTCGGCGCAGACTACGCCGAGGCACGCTTTGAGGAAAAGAACGGCACGTCTCTGACAATGAAGAACGGCTCTCCCGAGGGCCTGGAGATTCTGGCAGACAAGGGGATTGGAGTTCGCGTTCTCGTAAACGGCGGAATGGGCTTTGCAAGCACCAACGTCCTCACGAAGGAGAGCGTTGCCGAGACAGTGAAGAAGGCAATAAAGCTGGCCAAAGCGGCCTCCCGCGTTAGGAACGAGCCGATTCGCTTTTCCGAGGAAAACTTCCACCGCGTTTCATACAAGGTCAAGATGAGGAAGGACTTCCGCGACGTTTCTCCAGAGGAGAAGCTTGAACTCCTGAAAAAAATCGAGGAAGAGGTAAAGGCCACAGGCGTAAACGTGCCGATGCGCTTCATAAGGTATTATGACCAGATGTGGCACAAGATAATATTCAACAGCGATGGAGCGTTCATCGAGAGCTTTATCCCACGCGTCTCCACCACCTACAACCTCGTCGTCTTCGAGAACGGCCAGATGGAGCAGGCGCCCTTCGTCCAGAGGGCATTCTCCGGCGGCCTTGAGCTAATCGAGAAGGACGAGCCCTGGAAATGGGCCGTCAAGGACGTGCAGGCTCTCAAAAAGCTCATCTATGAGGGCAAGAGACCACCAGAGGGGAAGGTTGACTTGGTAATAAGCCCAGAGGTGGCGGGCATAGCCGTCCACGAGAGCGTTGGGCACCCATACGAGTCCGACAGGATATTCGGAAGGGAAGCCGCTCAAGCGGGAGAGAGCTTCGTGAAACCGGATATGCTCGGCGAGAGGATTGGCAGTGAGGTCGTTACCGTCATAGACGACCCGACGATACCGAACAGCTGGGGCTTCTACCTCTACGACGACGAGGGCGTAAAGGCACGCCCGCGCTACCTCATACGGAACGGAATCATCACCGAGTTCCTTACCAACAGGGAATATGCCCACAAGCTCGGCCAGCACTCCAATGCAGCGGCCCGCGCCATCAACTACAACCGCGAGCCAATCGTGAGGATGGCAAACACCTACCTCGCACCCGGCGATTATTCCTTCGAGGAGCTGATTGAAGATATCAAGCTCGGCGTCTACATGGTGAGCTTCAACGAGTGGAACATCGACGACAGGCGTTATCAGCAGAGGTACATAGGCAGGGAAGCATACCTCATCGAGAACGGTGAGATTAAGCACCCGGTGAGAAGGCCAATCCTTGAGATAACCACGAGGGCCCTGTGGAGCAGTGTCGATGCGGTCGGAAAGGAAGTGGAGTTCTATCCGGGAACCTGCGGCAAAGGTGAGCCGGGACAGGGCGTCCCCGTCTGGATGGGCGGAGCACATGCAAGACTCAGGGACATACCGCTCAGGAGGCCGTGA
- a CDS encoding 50S ribosomal protein L35ae: protein MALKAVVLSYAGSHEHQHNHYMILKPLGIDDRGSAARLIGRKVVWRTPTGRKMKGKIVRTHGNGGEVKAYFNPGLPGQALGDYVEIL from the coding sequence ATGGCACTGAAGGCGGTTGTTCTTTCCTACGCCGGGAGCCATGAGCACCAGCACAACCACTACATGATACTCAAGCCCCTTGGTATTGACGATAGGGGCAGTGCGGCCAGGTTAATCGGCAGGAAGGTCGTGTGGAGAACCCCCACCGGGAGGAAGATGAAGGGCAAAATCGTGAGAACTCACGGCAACGGGGGAGAGGTTAAGGCATACTTCAACCCCGGCTTACCGGGACAGGCCCTGGGTGATTACGTCGAAATTCTTTAA
- a CDS encoding tRNA (guanine(10)-N(2))-dimethyltransferase: MELKEVREGASRFFVPEAERIYDAPVFYNPVMAINRDISVLAVDVLKPSRVLDALSATGVRGLRYLLETPAGEVWMNDIKEEAFRLILRNVELNGGKIVKSSNERVVFDISGKKAIVSKGDANRLMAEKFRYFDFIDLDPFGAPVEFLDTALRAVKRRGFLGVTATDTGVLCGAYRNACLRKYLAVPIRGELCHEAGLRILIGLVARYAAKYDLGVKVLLAYYRDHYFRVFLGLKSGARKADESLSNIGYLWQDKSGKFWYSREFLPSESNAYGPLWLGELKDDDFMNSLLKKSQEVVLASNKTLEFIRLLSDELDVPFHYDTHAIARRHGLEVRKLAVIMEKLEKMGYRVTRTHFSPTSIKTDAPFDAVLDALRGL; the protein is encoded by the coding sequence ATGGAGCTGAAAGAAGTAAGGGAAGGTGCCTCCAGGTTTTTTGTACCCGAGGCAGAAAGGATATACGATGCTCCAGTTTTCTACAATCCGGTTATGGCAATAAACAGGGATATAAGCGTTCTAGCGGTTGATGTTTTGAAGCCTTCAAGGGTTCTTGACGCCCTCTCTGCAACCGGAGTGAGGGGACTCAGGTACCTTTTGGAAACCCCGGCCGGTGAAGTGTGGATGAACGACATCAAGGAGGAGGCCTTTCGCCTCATACTCCGGAACGTTGAGCTGAATGGAGGAAAAATCGTGAAGTCTTCCAATGAGCGGGTTGTTTTTGACATCTCCGGCAAAAAGGCGATTGTGAGCAAGGGTGATGCAAATCGGCTGATGGCTGAAAAATTCAGATACTTTGACTTCATCGACCTTGATCCCTTCGGTGCGCCTGTTGAATTTCTCGACACGGCTCTTAGGGCCGTGAAAAGGAGGGGTTTTCTTGGGGTTACTGCAACCGATACGGGAGTCCTGTGCGGGGCTTATAGGAACGCCTGCCTGAGAAAGTATCTGGCCGTCCCAATAAGGGGGGAGCTCTGTCACGAGGCAGGTCTCAGAATACTGATAGGCCTCGTTGCTAGATACGCCGCCAAGTACGACCTTGGCGTTAAGGTACTGCTCGCCTATTACAGGGATCACTACTTCCGTGTCTTCTTGGGCCTTAAGAGCGGTGCCAGAAAGGCCGACGAGTCCCTTTCTAACATAGGCTATCTCTGGCAGGATAAATCCGGGAAGTTTTGGTATTCAAGGGAATTTCTCCCGTCCGAATCAAACGCCTACGGCCCTCTATGGCTGGGAGAGCTCAAGGATGATGATTTCATGAACTCTCTCTTGAAGAAATCTCAGGAGGTGGTATTGGCCAGCAATAAAACGCTGGAGTTCATCAGACTGCTTTCGGATGAGCTGGATGTTCCCTTCCACTACGATACCCACGCGATAGCCAGGAGACACGGTTTGGAAGTCAGAAAACTTGCTGTAATAATGGAAAAGCTCGAAAAAATGGGCTACAGGGTGACCCGAACTCACTTCTCCCCCACGTCAATAAAAACAGACGCCCCCTTTGACGCAGTTTTGGATGCGTTGAGGGGTTTGTAG
- the surE gene encoding 5'/3'-nucleotidase SurE translates to MRILLTNDDGIYSNGIRAAVKALSELGEVYVVAPLFQRSASGRAMTLHRPIRAKRIELPGAKIAYGIDGTPTDCVIFAIARFGDFDLAVSGINLGENLSTEITVSGTASAAIEAATHGVPSIAISLEVEWKKTLGEGEGIDFSVSAHFLKRIAKAILENGLPKGVDMLNVNVPSDAPEKTGIAITRLARKRYSPTVEERIDPRGHPYYWIVGRKTTEFEPGTDAYTLKVERKVSVTPINIDLTAKVGFKKVKEILQSIDSLGN, encoded by the coding sequence ATGAGAATCCTACTAACCAACGACGACGGCATCTACTCCAACGGTATTAGGGCGGCAGTGAAAGCTCTGAGCGAGCTCGGCGAGGTCTATGTTGTCGCCCCGCTCTTTCAGAGGAGTGCCAGCGGTAGGGCGATGACGCTCCACAGGCCCATACGGGCAAAGCGCATTGAGCTTCCAGGGGCTAAAATCGCTTATGGTATAGACGGCACTCCTACGGACTGTGTCATCTTCGCCATAGCACGCTTTGGAGACTTTGACCTCGCCGTCAGCGGCATAAACCTCGGTGAGAACCTGAGCACTGAGATAACAGTTTCCGGAACAGCCTCAGCTGCAATTGAAGCCGCTACCCATGGGGTTCCGAGCATTGCCATAAGCCTTGAGGTTGAGTGGAAGAAGACGCTCGGCGAAGGGGAGGGAATTGACTTCTCGGTTTCGGCACACTTTCTCAAGAGGATAGCGAAGGCGATACTGGAGAACGGCCTTCCAAAGGGCGTGGACATGCTCAACGTTAACGTTCCGAGCGATGCTCCCGAGAAAACTGGGATAGCTATAACAAGGCTCGCCAGAAAGAGATACAGTCCAACAGTAGAGGAAAGGATAGATCCACGGGGCCATCCTTACTACTGGATAGTCGGAAGGAAAACCACGGAATTCGAGCCGGGAACCGATGCTTATACCCTGAAAGTGGAAAGAAAAGTCAGCGTGACCCCCATAAACATAGACCTGACGGCCAAGGTTGGATTCAAGAAAGTTAAAGAGATCCTCCAAAGTATTGACTCCTTGGGAAACTGA
- a CDS encoding type II toxin-antitoxin system VapC family toxin — MMSLFLDSNVFIYAFLKPRREPLDNVIAIKEKAKEILKRVSDGEEVVTTVILLSKVANVVGNRAGKGKAAEIVLSMLTSQNIMVLDVSTADYLRVALIAEERNLGINDALAYLKMRELGIDEIYTFDRDFEKLNVKIVRE; from the coding sequence ATGATGAGCTTGTTCCTTGACAGCAACGTCTTCATATACGCCTTCCTCAAGCCTCGCAGAGAACCTTTAGATAACGTCATAGCAATCAAAGAGAAAGCCAAAGAGATTCTCAAGAGGGTCAGCGATGGTGAAGAAGTCGTTACGACTGTGATCCTCCTCAGCAAAGTGGCAAATGTCGTGGGAAACAGAGCTGGAAAGGGGAAGGCGGCCGAAATCGTTCTTTCAATGCTTACCTCCCAAAATATCATGGTCCTTGACGTTTCAACTGCGGATTACCTCCGGGTGGCGTTGATCGCGGAGGAAAGGAATCTGGGAATAAACGATGCACTCGCATACCTTAAAATGCGGGAACTCGGTATTGATGAAATCTACACCTTTGACAGGGATTTTGAAAAGCTCAATGTGAAGATCGTGAGGGAGTAG